One window from the genome of Salvia splendens isolate huo1 chromosome 9, SspV2, whole genome shotgun sequence encodes:
- the LOC121747575 gene encoding valine--tRNA ligase, mitochondrial 1-like isoform X3 has translation MLKPQQHCRSGYLTTMDPRDLSDPTVVELDRKLKKLGKAREKELKKLKAAQKAAASKHQKQQPSKSKMEKNAKKEAEKVNPLEVDPETPLGEKKKLSHQMPQNYHSSTVEKSWYEWWDKSKFFQADSKSSKPPFVIVLPPPNVTGALHIGHALTASLQDAIIRWKRMAGFNALWVPGMDHAGIATQVVVEKKLKAEQELERHDLGRERFVDEVWKWKNEYGGTILKQLRRLGASLDWSRECFTLDEKRSRAVTESFIRLHKEGLIYRDKRLVAWDCRMQTTISKVELKDEYIKERTLRPVHGYETEVEFGVLTSFAYPLEGDLGEIVVATTRVETMLGDTAVAIHPHDPSFLVDMKFGTGAVKITPAHDPDDYEVGKRHDLDCITIFTDDGKINSNGGEEFEGMPRFKARVAVIQALKEKGLHRGDKDNEMCLKICSTSNEVVEYLVKPQWFVSCKGMAEDGLNAVIGCTNPKLGILPKQYVAEWQRWLEHIRDWCISRQIWWGHRIPAWYVELEDDQLKGLGAYDDRWVVCRTEEEAQEEASRLFAGKKFQLIQDPDVLDTWFSSALFPLSAFGWPDETEDLKAFYPTSLLETGHDILFFWVARMVMMCMKLGGDLPFTKVYLHPMVRDSHGYKMSKTLGNGIDPLDIINGATLEELHEKLDIRFKQGNLTEDEVKTAKERQNKDFPDGIKECGTDALRFALISYTAQSDKINLDIQRVEGYREWCNKLWNATRFAMTKLGDDYTPPIEIDPASIPFSCKWILSVLNKAISKTVASLESFEFSDAATAVYSWWKYQLCDIFVEVIKPYFAGNDPAFASARRSAQDTLWLCLDYGLRLLHPFMPFITEDLWQRLPSRIDSVRKESIVISEYPSVVKSWTNDDVESEMDMINSVIKSLRSLKSQLPPKVRPAAIVHCHTNYAHGIIKGHDMEIVTLAKLSSLTVLSEDDDVPVGYLVELVNESLSVFLEQGSIKFEAELGKLKKMEEMHKQR, from the exons ATGCTAAAGCCCCAGCAGCACTGTCGCAGCGGCTATCTCACAACCATGGATCCGCGAGATCTCTCTGATCCGACGGTGGTTGAGCTCGACAGGAAGTTGAAGAAACTAGGGAAG GCTAGAGAGAAGGAGTTGAAGAAACTTAAAGCTGCTCAAAAAGCAGCTGCGTCGAAGCATCAG AAACAACAACCTTCAAAGTCAAAGATggagaaaaatgcaaaaaaagaaGCAGAGAAGGTTAATCCCCTGGAAGTTGACCCAGAGACACCTCTGGGTGAAAAGAAAAAACTTTCTCACCAGATGCCACAGAATTACCATTCAAGCACCGTTGAAAAATC GTGGTATGAATGGTGGGATAAGTCAAAATTCTTTCAGGCAGACTCCAAAAGCTCCAAACCACCTTTTGTCATC GTGCTCCCACCTCCTAATGTTACTGGGGCCCTTCACATTGGCCACGCTCTTACTGCTTCTCTGCAG GACGCCATTATTCGCTGGAAGCGGATGGCTGGTTTCAATGCATTGTGGGTGCCTGGTATGGATCATGCTGGAATAGCTACTCAG GTTGTTGTGGAAAAGAAACTTAAGGCGGAACAGGAATTGGAAAGGCATGATCTTGGTCGTGAAAGATTTGTAGATGAA GTCTGGAAATGGAAGAATGAGTATGGGGGCACAATTTTAAAGCAACTCCGCCGCTTGGGTGCATCTCTTGATTGGTCACGTGAG TGTTTTACTCTTGACGAGAAGAGATCAAGGGCGGTCACGGAGTCTTTTATAAGACTTCACAAGGAAGGTCTCATATATAG GGATAAACGTCTGGTAGCTTGGGACTGTCGTATGCAAACAACAATATCCAAGGTTGAGTTAAAAGACGAATATATCAAAGAGAGAACACTACGGCCGGTTCATGGGTATGAAACTGAAGTCGAATTTGGGGTTCTGACCTCATTTGCTTATCCTCTGGAAGGGGATTTGGGCGAGATTGTTGTGGCAACTACTCGAGTGGAAACAATGCTCGGAGATACGGCTGTGGCAATACATCCACATGATCCAAG TTTCCTTGTCGATATGAAGTTCGGGACTGGTGCGGTTAAG ATAACTCCAGCCCATGATCCTGATGATTATGAAGTTGGCAAGCGCCATGATCTCGACTGCATCACTATCTTCACTGATGATGGGAAAATAAATAGTAATGGTGGTGAAGAATTTGAAGGAATGCCACGTTTCAAGGCACGTGTGGCTGTGATCCAAGCTTTAAAAGAAAAG GGACTTCATAGAGGCGATAAAGATAATGAGATGTGCCTTAAAATTTGTTCAACAAGCAACGAAGTAGTGGAATACCTTGTAAAGCCCCAGTGGTTTGTGAGCTGCAAAGGCATGGCAGAGGATGGTCTGAACGCTGTCATTGGTTGTACAAATCCAAAGTTAGGGATCTTACCGAAACAATATGTTGCTGAATGGCAGAG ATGGCTTGAACACATCCGTGATTGGTGCATTTCAAGGCAGATTTGGTGGGGCCATCGTATCCCAGCGTGGTATGTGGAGTTGGAAGATGATCAGCTCAAGGGGCTTGGTGCATACGATGATCGGTGGGTTGTTTGCAGGACAGAGGAAGAAGCTCAGGAGGAGGCTAGCCGATTGTTTGCTGGGAAGAAGTTCCAGCTTATCCAAGATCCAGACGTGTTAGATACCTGGTTTTCTTCTGCTTTATTTCCATTATCTGCATTTGGGTGGCCAGATGAAACTGAAGATCTCAAAGCTTTTTATCCAACAAGCTTGCTTGAAACTGGTCATGATATTCTCTTTTTCTGGGTGGCACGTATGGTGATGATGTGTATGAAGCTAGGAGGTGATCTACCATTTACAAAG GTTTACTTGCACCCAATGGTCCGTGACTCGCATGGATACAAGATGTCAAAAACCCTAGGAAATGGTATCGATCCACTAGACATTATTAATGGTGCAACTCTCGAAGAACTTCATGAAAAGCTGGATATAAGATTTAAACAAGGAAACTTGACAGAGGATGAAGTCAAAACTGCAAAAGAGCGTCAAAACAAAGATTTCCCTGATGGCATTAAAGAATGTGGCACTGATGCTCTGCGCTTCGCTCTTATTTCTTATACAGCTCAG TCGGACAAAATAAATCTGGACATTCAGAGGGTTGAGGGATATCGGGAGTGGTGCAATAAGCTGTGGAATGCAACTAGGTTTGCTATGACTAAACTTGGAGATGACTATACCCCTCCAATAGAGATTGATCCAGCTTCCATACCTTTTAGTTGCAAGTGGATACTGTCTGTATTGAACAAAGCTATATCAAAAACAGTTGCTTCGCTGGAGTCCTTTGAGTTTTCTGATGCTGCCACGGCTGTGTACTCGTGGTGGAAGTATCAGTTGTGTGATATTTTCGTTGAAGTAATTAAGCCGTATTTTGCTGGCAACGATCCTGCATTTGCATCAGCGAGAAGATCTGCACAAGATACCTTATGGCTGTGTCTAGATTATGGCCTACGGCTGCTCCATCCGTTCATGCCTTTTATCACAGAAGACCTTTGGCAGCGTCTTCCTTCTAGGATAGATTCTGTCAGAAAAGAATCCATTGTGATATCGGAATATCCATCCGTTGTTAAG AGTTGGACTAATGACGACGTGGAGTCGGAGATGGATATGATCAATTCTGTGATTAAATCACTAAGGTCTCTTAAATCACAGTTGCCACCAAAAGTGAG GCCAGCAGCCATTGTTCATTGCCACACAAATTATGCACATGGTATCATCAAGGGACATGATATGGAGATTGTTACTCTTGCCAAATTATCATCTCTCACT GTGTTGAGTGAGGATGATGATGTTCCAGTTGGTTACTTGGTGGAACTAGTCAATGAATCTCTCTCAGTCTTCCTCGAACAAGGAAGCATTAAATTCGAAGCTGAACTTGGAAAGCTGAAGAAAATGGAGGAGATGCATAA GCAAAGATGA
- the LOC121747575 gene encoding valine--tRNA ligase, mitochondrial 1-like isoform X2, with the protein MLKPQQHCRSGYLTTMDPRDLSDPTVVELDRKLKKLGKAREKELKKLKAAQKAAASKHQKQQPSKSKMEKNAKKEAEKVNPLEVDPETPLGEKKKLSHQMPQNYHSSTVEKSWYEWWDKSKFFQADSKSSKPPFVIVLPPPNVTGALHIGHALTASLQDAIIRWKRMAGFNALWVPGMDHAGIATQVVVEKKLKAEQELERHDLGRERFVDEVWKWKNEYGGTILKQLRRLGASLDWSRECFTLDEKRSRAVTESFIRLHKEGLIYRDKRLVAWDCRMQTTISKVELKDEYIKERTLRPVHGYETEVEFGVLTSFAYPLEGDLGEIVVATTRVETMLGDTAVAIHPHDPRYKHLHGKFAVHPFNGRKLKIICDSFLVDMKFGTGAVKITPAHDPDDYEVGKRHDLDCITIFTDDGKINSNGGEEFEGMPRFKARVAVIQALKEKGLHRGDKDNEMCLKICSTSNEVVEYLVKPQWFVSCKGMAEDGLNAVIGCTNPKLGILPKQYVAEWQRWLEHIRDWCISRQIWWGHRIPAWTEEEAQEEASRLFAGKKFQLIQDPDVLDTWFSSALFPLSAFGWPDETEDLKAFYPTSLLETGHDILFFWVARMVMMCMKLGGDLPFTKVYLHPMVRDSHGYKMSKTLGNGIDPLDIINGATLEELHEKLDIRFKQGNLTEDEVKTAKERQNKDFPDGIKECGTDALRFALISYTAQSDKINLDIQRVEGYREWCNKLWNATRFAMTKLGDDYTPPIEIDPASIPFSCKWILSVLNKAISKTVASLESFEFSDAATAVYSWWKYQLCDIFVEVIKPYFAGNDPAFASARRSAQDTLWLCLDYGLRLLHPFMPFITEDLWQRLPSRIDSVRKESIVISEYPSVVKSWTNDDVESEMDMINSVIKSLRSLKSQLPPKVRPAAIVHCHTNYAHGIIKGHDMEIVTLAKLSSLTVLSEDDDVPVGYLVELVNESLSVFLEQGSIKFEAELGKLKKMEEMHKQR; encoded by the exons ATGCTAAAGCCCCAGCAGCACTGTCGCAGCGGCTATCTCACAACCATGGATCCGCGAGATCTCTCTGATCCGACGGTGGTTGAGCTCGACAGGAAGTTGAAGAAACTAGGGAAG GCTAGAGAGAAGGAGTTGAAGAAACTTAAAGCTGCTCAAAAAGCAGCTGCGTCGAAGCATCAG AAACAACAACCTTCAAAGTCAAAGATggagaaaaatgcaaaaaaagaaGCAGAGAAGGTTAATCCCCTGGAAGTTGACCCAGAGACACCTCTGGGTGAAAAGAAAAAACTTTCTCACCAGATGCCACAGAATTACCATTCAAGCACCGTTGAAAAATC GTGGTATGAATGGTGGGATAAGTCAAAATTCTTTCAGGCAGACTCCAAAAGCTCCAAACCACCTTTTGTCATC GTGCTCCCACCTCCTAATGTTACTGGGGCCCTTCACATTGGCCACGCTCTTACTGCTTCTCTGCAG GACGCCATTATTCGCTGGAAGCGGATGGCTGGTTTCAATGCATTGTGGGTGCCTGGTATGGATCATGCTGGAATAGCTACTCAG GTTGTTGTGGAAAAGAAACTTAAGGCGGAACAGGAATTGGAAAGGCATGATCTTGGTCGTGAAAGATTTGTAGATGAA GTCTGGAAATGGAAGAATGAGTATGGGGGCACAATTTTAAAGCAACTCCGCCGCTTGGGTGCATCTCTTGATTGGTCACGTGAG TGTTTTACTCTTGACGAGAAGAGATCAAGGGCGGTCACGGAGTCTTTTATAAGACTTCACAAGGAAGGTCTCATATATAG GGATAAACGTCTGGTAGCTTGGGACTGTCGTATGCAAACAACAATATCCAAGGTTGAGTTAAAAGACGAATATATCAAAGAGAGAACACTACGGCCGGTTCATGGGTATGAAACTGAAGTCGAATTTGGGGTTCTGACCTCATTTGCTTATCCTCTGGAAGGGGATTTGGGCGAGATTGTTGTGGCAACTACTCGAGTGGAAACAATGCTCGGAGATACGGCTGTGGCAATACATCCACATGATCCAAGGTACAAGCATCTTCATGGGAAATTCGCTGTTCATCCTTTCAATGGGAGGAAGCTAAAAATAATTTGTGATAGTTTCCTTGTCGATATGAAGTTCGGGACTGGTGCGGTTAAG ATAACTCCAGCCCATGATCCTGATGATTATGAAGTTGGCAAGCGCCATGATCTCGACTGCATCACTATCTTCACTGATGATGGGAAAATAAATAGTAATGGTGGTGAAGAATTTGAAGGAATGCCACGTTTCAAGGCACGTGTGGCTGTGATCCAAGCTTTAAAAGAAAAG GGACTTCATAGAGGCGATAAAGATAATGAGATGTGCCTTAAAATTTGTTCAACAAGCAACGAAGTAGTGGAATACCTTGTAAAGCCCCAGTGGTTTGTGAGCTGCAAAGGCATGGCAGAGGATGGTCTGAACGCTGTCATTGGTTGTACAAATCCAAAGTTAGGGATCTTACCGAAACAATATGTTGCTGAATGGCAGAG ATGGCTTGAACACATCCGTGATTGGTGCATTTCAAGGCAGATTTGGTGGGGCCATCGTATCCCAGCGTG GACAGAGGAAGAAGCTCAGGAGGAGGCTAGCCGATTGTTTGCTGGGAAGAAGTTCCAGCTTATCCAAGATCCAGACGTGTTAGATACCTGGTTTTCTTCTGCTTTATTTCCATTATCTGCATTTGGGTGGCCAGATGAAACTGAAGATCTCAAAGCTTTTTATCCAACAAGCTTGCTTGAAACTGGTCATGATATTCTCTTTTTCTGGGTGGCACGTATGGTGATGATGTGTATGAAGCTAGGAGGTGATCTACCATTTACAAAG GTTTACTTGCACCCAATGGTCCGTGACTCGCATGGATACAAGATGTCAAAAACCCTAGGAAATGGTATCGATCCACTAGACATTATTAATGGTGCAACTCTCGAAGAACTTCATGAAAAGCTGGATATAAGATTTAAACAAGGAAACTTGACAGAGGATGAAGTCAAAACTGCAAAAGAGCGTCAAAACAAAGATTTCCCTGATGGCATTAAAGAATGTGGCACTGATGCTCTGCGCTTCGCTCTTATTTCTTATACAGCTCAG TCGGACAAAATAAATCTGGACATTCAGAGGGTTGAGGGATATCGGGAGTGGTGCAATAAGCTGTGGAATGCAACTAGGTTTGCTATGACTAAACTTGGAGATGACTATACCCCTCCAATAGAGATTGATCCAGCTTCCATACCTTTTAGTTGCAAGTGGATACTGTCTGTATTGAACAAAGCTATATCAAAAACAGTTGCTTCGCTGGAGTCCTTTGAGTTTTCTGATGCTGCCACGGCTGTGTACTCGTGGTGGAAGTATCAGTTGTGTGATATTTTCGTTGAAGTAATTAAGCCGTATTTTGCTGGCAACGATCCTGCATTTGCATCAGCGAGAAGATCTGCACAAGATACCTTATGGCTGTGTCTAGATTATGGCCTACGGCTGCTCCATCCGTTCATGCCTTTTATCACAGAAGACCTTTGGCAGCGTCTTCCTTCTAGGATAGATTCTGTCAGAAAAGAATCCATTGTGATATCGGAATATCCATCCGTTGTTAAG AGTTGGACTAATGACGACGTGGAGTCGGAGATGGATATGATCAATTCTGTGATTAAATCACTAAGGTCTCTTAAATCACAGTTGCCACCAAAAGTGAG GCCAGCAGCCATTGTTCATTGCCACACAAATTATGCACATGGTATCATCAAGGGACATGATATGGAGATTGTTACTCTTGCCAAATTATCATCTCTCACT GTGTTGAGTGAGGATGATGATGTTCCAGTTGGTTACTTGGTGGAACTAGTCAATGAATCTCTCTCAGTCTTCCTCGAACAAGGAAGCATTAAATTCGAAGCTGAACTTGGAAAGCTGAAGAAAATGGAGGAGATGCATAA GCAAAGATGA
- the LOC121747575 gene encoding valine--tRNA ligase, mitochondrial 1-like isoform X4: protein MLKPQQHCRSGYLTTMDPRDLSDPTVVELDRKLKKLGKAREKELKKLKAAQKAAASKHQKQQPSKSKMEKNAKKEAEKVNPLEVDPETPLGEKKKLSHQMPQNYHSSTVEKSWYEWWDKSKFFQADSKSSKPPFVIVLPPPNVTGALHIGHALTASLQDAIIRWKRMAGFNALWVPGMDHAGIATQVVVEKKLKAEQELERHDLGRERFVDEVWKWKNEYGGTILKQLRRLGASLDWSRECFTLDEKRSRAVTESFIRLHKEGLIYRDKRLVAWDCRMQTTISKVELKDEYIKERTLRPVHGYETEVEFGVLTSFAYPLEGDLGEIVVATTRVETMLGDTAVAIHPHDPRYKHLHGKFAVHPFNGRKLKIICDSFLVDMKFGTGAVKITPAHDPDDYEVGKRHDLDCITIFTDDGKINSNGGEEFEGMPRFKARVAVIQALKEKGLHRGDKDNEMCLKICSTSNEVVEYLVKPQWFVSCKGMAEDGLNAVIGCTNPKLGILPKQYVAEWQRWLEHIRDWCISRQIWWGHRIPAWYVELEDDQLKGLGAYDDRWVVCRTEEEAQEEASRLFAGKKFQLIQDPDVLDTWFSSALFPLSAFGWPDETEDLKAFYPTSLLETGHDILFFWVARMVMMCMKLGGDLPFTKSDKINLDIQRVEGYREWCNKLWNATRFAMTKLGDDYTPPIEIDPASIPFSCKWILSVLNKAISKTVASLESFEFSDAATAVYSWWKYQLCDIFVEVIKPYFAGNDPAFASARRSAQDTLWLCLDYGLRLLHPFMPFITEDLWQRLPSRIDSVRKESIVISEYPSVVKSWTNDDVESEMDMINSVIKSLRSLKSQLPPKVRPAAIVHCHTNYAHGIIKGHDMEIVTLAKLSSLTVLSEDDDVPVGYLVELVNESLSVFLEQGSIKFEAELGKLKKMEEMHKQR from the exons ATGCTAAAGCCCCAGCAGCACTGTCGCAGCGGCTATCTCACAACCATGGATCCGCGAGATCTCTCTGATCCGACGGTGGTTGAGCTCGACAGGAAGTTGAAGAAACTAGGGAAG GCTAGAGAGAAGGAGTTGAAGAAACTTAAAGCTGCTCAAAAAGCAGCTGCGTCGAAGCATCAG AAACAACAACCTTCAAAGTCAAAGATggagaaaaatgcaaaaaaagaaGCAGAGAAGGTTAATCCCCTGGAAGTTGACCCAGAGACACCTCTGGGTGAAAAGAAAAAACTTTCTCACCAGATGCCACAGAATTACCATTCAAGCACCGTTGAAAAATC GTGGTATGAATGGTGGGATAAGTCAAAATTCTTTCAGGCAGACTCCAAAAGCTCCAAACCACCTTTTGTCATC GTGCTCCCACCTCCTAATGTTACTGGGGCCCTTCACATTGGCCACGCTCTTACTGCTTCTCTGCAG GACGCCATTATTCGCTGGAAGCGGATGGCTGGTTTCAATGCATTGTGGGTGCCTGGTATGGATCATGCTGGAATAGCTACTCAG GTTGTTGTGGAAAAGAAACTTAAGGCGGAACAGGAATTGGAAAGGCATGATCTTGGTCGTGAAAGATTTGTAGATGAA GTCTGGAAATGGAAGAATGAGTATGGGGGCACAATTTTAAAGCAACTCCGCCGCTTGGGTGCATCTCTTGATTGGTCACGTGAG TGTTTTACTCTTGACGAGAAGAGATCAAGGGCGGTCACGGAGTCTTTTATAAGACTTCACAAGGAAGGTCTCATATATAG GGATAAACGTCTGGTAGCTTGGGACTGTCGTATGCAAACAACAATATCCAAGGTTGAGTTAAAAGACGAATATATCAAAGAGAGAACACTACGGCCGGTTCATGGGTATGAAACTGAAGTCGAATTTGGGGTTCTGACCTCATTTGCTTATCCTCTGGAAGGGGATTTGGGCGAGATTGTTGTGGCAACTACTCGAGTGGAAACAATGCTCGGAGATACGGCTGTGGCAATACATCCACATGATCCAAGGTACAAGCATCTTCATGGGAAATTCGCTGTTCATCCTTTCAATGGGAGGAAGCTAAAAATAATTTGTGATAGTTTCCTTGTCGATATGAAGTTCGGGACTGGTGCGGTTAAG ATAACTCCAGCCCATGATCCTGATGATTATGAAGTTGGCAAGCGCCATGATCTCGACTGCATCACTATCTTCACTGATGATGGGAAAATAAATAGTAATGGTGGTGAAGAATTTGAAGGAATGCCACGTTTCAAGGCACGTGTGGCTGTGATCCAAGCTTTAAAAGAAAAG GGACTTCATAGAGGCGATAAAGATAATGAGATGTGCCTTAAAATTTGTTCAACAAGCAACGAAGTAGTGGAATACCTTGTAAAGCCCCAGTGGTTTGTGAGCTGCAAAGGCATGGCAGAGGATGGTCTGAACGCTGTCATTGGTTGTACAAATCCAAAGTTAGGGATCTTACCGAAACAATATGTTGCTGAATGGCAGAG ATGGCTTGAACACATCCGTGATTGGTGCATTTCAAGGCAGATTTGGTGGGGCCATCGTATCCCAGCGTGGTATGTGGAGTTGGAAGATGATCAGCTCAAGGGGCTTGGTGCATACGATGATCGGTGGGTTGTTTGCAGGACAGAGGAAGAAGCTCAGGAGGAGGCTAGCCGATTGTTTGCTGGGAAGAAGTTCCAGCTTATCCAAGATCCAGACGTGTTAGATACCTGGTTTTCTTCTGCTTTATTTCCATTATCTGCATTTGGGTGGCCAGATGAAACTGAAGATCTCAAAGCTTTTTATCCAACAAGCTTGCTTGAAACTGGTCATGATATTCTCTTTTTCTGGGTGGCACGTATGGTGATGATGTGTATGAAGCTAGGAGGTGATCTACCATTTACAAAG TCGGACAAAATAAATCTGGACATTCAGAGGGTTGAGGGATATCGGGAGTGGTGCAATAAGCTGTGGAATGCAACTAGGTTTGCTATGACTAAACTTGGAGATGACTATACCCCTCCAATAGAGATTGATCCAGCTTCCATACCTTTTAGTTGCAAGTGGATACTGTCTGTATTGAACAAAGCTATATCAAAAACAGTTGCTTCGCTGGAGTCCTTTGAGTTTTCTGATGCTGCCACGGCTGTGTACTCGTGGTGGAAGTATCAGTTGTGTGATATTTTCGTTGAAGTAATTAAGCCGTATTTTGCTGGCAACGATCCTGCATTTGCATCAGCGAGAAGATCTGCACAAGATACCTTATGGCTGTGTCTAGATTATGGCCTACGGCTGCTCCATCCGTTCATGCCTTTTATCACAGAAGACCTTTGGCAGCGTCTTCCTTCTAGGATAGATTCTGTCAGAAAAGAATCCATTGTGATATCGGAATATCCATCCGTTGTTAAG AGTTGGACTAATGACGACGTGGAGTCGGAGATGGATATGATCAATTCTGTGATTAAATCACTAAGGTCTCTTAAATCACAGTTGCCACCAAAAGTGAG GCCAGCAGCCATTGTTCATTGCCACACAAATTATGCACATGGTATCATCAAGGGACATGATATGGAGATTGTTACTCTTGCCAAATTATCATCTCTCACT GTGTTGAGTGAGGATGATGATGTTCCAGTTGGTTACTTGGTGGAACTAGTCAATGAATCTCTCTCAGTCTTCCTCGAACAAGGAAGCATTAAATTCGAAGCTGAACTTGGAAAGCTGAAGAAAATGGAGGAGATGCATAA GCAAAGATGA